The following is a genomic window from Actinomadura sp. WMMB 499.
GGCAACACCGTGAGCAACCGAGATCAGGAAGTGCTTACCCTTCGACAGGGTCTCAGGGGTTAGCTTCCCATCATCGCTGAAGTCCTCCCAAAAGTCCTGGAAGACCTGATCAGCTCGAACATCCTCAACTGCCTTAGTTGGCAGGGTAGGGAAGTCCTCGGTAGTCACGTCGGGCCTGCTGTGCTTGCCCATGTGGGCACTCCTTACGTTACAGGCGCCTCCCAGGACGCCTTCCAAGTCTTCGGGCCGACAACGCCGTCAACACCAAGGCCCTTCTCGGCCTGGAACTGTCGGCAGATACGCTCCGAGTCGGGGCCGTACCAGCCGTCGACGGAAATGGACCAGCCGCGGGCCCGCATGCGGGACTGCCAGCGCCGCACATCCGAGCCCTCCATGAGCGGAGGCTGAGTGATGTACCTGCCGGGCCACTTCGGGGCCTCAACGCCTGGGTAGGTGGGTACGCTCGGTGCGGGCTGCCCGTCATAGGCGGGCCGGCCGAACCCGGCAATCTCAACGTAGGAACGAGTCCGGCGAAGGCACTGGTTTTCCGTGTTGCCCTCGATCGTCCTCAGTCGACCGTTGCCAAGGTTGTCAGTGACAACGCCAACATGGTCAATGTGGTCAATGCTGTCGGTCTTGCCCCAGTCGAAGAAGACAATGTCCCCAGGCTTCGCCTTCAGGACATTCGCGTACGTACCCTTGAACCAGCGTCCGTGCTGCTCGAAACGGCGTGCCGCAGTCACCGTGTAGGCGTCGTTGACGCCAAACATGACGGCCTTGTGGTTGCCGGTATCGTGAGCCCACTCGTTGATAGCGGCCTGACACCAGGCGTAGTTGTAGTACGCCCAGCCGACACGCTTCGAATAGCTCCGCTGAAGATAGTTCGGCTCGCCGAGATTGATGTCCTTCTCAGCGCGGTCAATGAGACCGTTTGCGGTACCCATGTGCCTCCTTACTTGATGACCATTGGCGCGAGAATGCCGATGATGGCAATCGGCGCTGCGATGAGAGCTGAGGTGACCGAAGGGGAGAGACGGTCCTTCTTAGTTGTCTCCAGGGTTCGGATGCGCTTCTCGTGATCACGCTCTACAACCTTCGAGTCGTCAATCCGCGTGTTCATCTGATTGATGTCGCCACGGATCTCGATCATTCGCGCATTGGTCTGATCGATTGACTGGCGCAGC
Proteins encoded in this region:
- a CDS encoding peptidoglycan-binding protein codes for the protein MGTANGLIDRAEKDINLGEPNYLQRSYSKRVGWAYYNYAWCQAAINEWAHDTGNHKAVMFGVNDAYTVTAARRFEQHGRWFKGTYANVLKAKPGDIVFFDWGKTDSIDHIDHVGVVTDNLGNGRLRTIEGNTENQCLRRTRSYVEIAGFGRPAYDGQPAPSVPTYPGVEAPKWPGRYITQPPLMEGSDVRRWQSRMRARGWSISVDGWYGPDSERICRQFQAEKGLGVDGVVGPKTWKASWEAPVT